From Bordetella flabilis, the proteins below share one genomic window:
- a CDS encoding acyl-CoA dehydrogenase family protein: MALDAETLTLLLDAVRRFVADKLVPAEHELAESGVIPESIVAGMRELGLFGLSIDPAYGGLGLNMVEEVQVAMALGHTAPAFRSLAGTNIGIGSQAIVLAGTEAQRERYLPRLASGELIGSFALTEPDAGSDAMSLRTSAQRDGEHYVLNGTKRFITNAPVAGLFTVMARTRPDRQSDAISCFLVEAGTPGLTLGKPDKKMGQAGSLTCDVVFDNCRVPAEALLGGEEGNGFRTAMRVLDKGRLHISALCVGIAERLLGDAVRYAAERKQFGKPIAEFQLIQAMIADSQTDIYAARTMVMDAAAKRDRGENTTLEAACCKLFASEMVGRVADRAVQIHGGAGYISEYAVERFYRDVRLFRIYEGTSQIQQLVIARETMKAHGV, from the coding sequence ATGGCCCTTGATGCCGAAACCCTGACCCTGTTGCTGGACGCCGTTCGCCGCTTCGTCGCCGATAAGCTGGTTCCAGCCGAACACGAACTGGCCGAATCCGGCGTCATCCCGGAATCCATCGTGGCCGGCATGCGCGAGCTGGGCCTGTTCGGCCTTTCCATCGACCCCGCATACGGCGGCCTGGGGCTGAACATGGTGGAAGAAGTGCAGGTAGCCATGGCGCTCGGCCACACCGCGCCCGCTTTCCGTTCGCTGGCCGGGACCAATATCGGCATCGGCTCCCAGGCCATCGTGCTGGCCGGCACCGAGGCCCAGCGCGAGCGTTATCTGCCCCGCCTGGCCAGCGGCGAGCTGATCGGCTCATTCGCCCTGACCGAACCCGACGCCGGCTCCGACGCGATGTCCCTGCGCACCAGCGCCCAGCGCGATGGCGAGCACTATGTCCTGAACGGCACCAAGCGGTTCATCACCAATGCGCCCGTGGCGGGCCTGTTCACGGTCATGGCGCGCACGCGGCCCGACCGCCAATCCGATGCGATCTCCTGCTTCCTGGTGGAGGCCGGCACGCCGGGCCTGACACTGGGCAAGCCCGACAAGAAAATGGGGCAGGCCGGTTCGCTGACCTGCGACGTGGTCTTCGACAATTGCCGCGTGCCCGCCGAGGCGTTGCTGGGCGGAGAAGAGGGCAACGGCTTCCGCACGGCGATGCGCGTGCTGGACAAGGGGCGTCTGCATATCTCGGCGCTGTGCGTGGGCATCGCGGAACGCCTGCTCGGCGATGCCGTCCGCTATGCCGCCGAGCGCAAGCAGTTCGGCAAGCCGATCGCCGAGTTCCAGTTGATCCAGGCCATGATCGCCGACAGCCAGACCGACATCTACGCCGCCCGCACCATGGTGATGGACGCGGCGGCCAAGCGCGACCGCGGCGAAAACACCACCCTCGAAGCCGCCTGCTGCAAGCTCTTCGCCTCGGAAATGGTGGGCCGCGTCGCCGATCGCGCGGTGCAGATCCACGGCGGCGCCGGTTATATCTCCGAATACGCGGTGGAGCGCTTCTATCGCGACGTCCGCCTGTTCCGCATCTACGAGGGGACGTCGCAGATCCAGCAATTGGTCATCGCGCGGGAAACGATGAAGGCGCATGGCGTTTGA
- a CDS encoding 3-hydroxyacyl-CoA dehydrogenase: MAEINTVGIVGAGAMGRGIAQIAAQAGLTVRLHDASGDAVAAARSSLRQTWDKLVEKGKLGAESAQAALDRIVPCDTLADLADCQLVVEAIVERLDVKRDVFAKLEAVVRDDCILASNTSSLSITAIAAGCRLPGRVLGYHFFNPVPLMKVVEVIDGLRSDPAAGDALVALARRMGHTPVRARDMPGFIVNHAGRGMNTEGLRIAQEAVASFAQVDAIMREQAGFRMGPFELMDLTALDVSHPVMESIYRQFFDEPRFRPSPITTVRLAGGLVGRKAGEGFYRYVEGQKQLPSEPAAPAVPDGLKVWVSPLHHQGYEAVVALIDRLGVARVADSHAPEDALIVVTPYGEDVSTAVFTQGLDPSRTVGLDTLHGLDAARRRTVMASPALLPQWRDAAHGLFAADGARVSVIEDSPGFVAQRIVATIVNIACDIAQQRIATASDIDKAVTLGLGYPVGPLAMGDALGANRILEILRNMERVTGDPRYRPSLWLQRRVQLNMSLLAG; this comes from the coding sequence ATGGCAGAGATCAATACCGTAGGCATCGTCGGAGCCGGCGCCATGGGGCGCGGTATCGCCCAGATCGCGGCCCAGGCGGGCCTGACCGTCCGGCTGCATGACGCCAGCGGCGATGCCGTCGCCGCGGCGCGTAGCAGCCTGCGGCAGACCTGGGACAAGCTGGTGGAGAAGGGCAAGCTCGGCGCCGAGTCGGCGCAAGCCGCCCTCGACCGCATCGTTCCCTGCGATACGCTGGCCGACCTGGCGGACTGCCAACTGGTCGTCGAAGCGATCGTCGAACGGCTGGACGTCAAGCGCGACGTATTCGCCAAACTGGAAGCGGTGGTCCGCGACGACTGCATCCTGGCGTCCAACACATCGTCGTTGTCGATCACGGCCATTGCCGCCGGCTGCCGCCTGCCCGGCCGTGTCCTGGGCTATCACTTCTTCAATCCCGTGCCCCTGATGAAGGTGGTGGAAGTCATTGACGGCCTGCGCAGCGATCCCGCCGCAGGCGATGCCCTCGTCGCGCTGGCGCGCCGCATGGGACACACGCCGGTGCGCGCGCGCGATATGCCCGGCTTCATCGTCAATCACGCGGGCCGCGGGATGAACACCGAGGGACTGCGCATTGCCCAGGAGGCGGTGGCGTCCTTCGCGCAGGTCGACGCCATCATGCGGGAGCAGGCCGGCTTTCGCATGGGGCCGTTCGAATTGATGGACCTGACGGCGCTCGATGTGTCGCATCCGGTGATGGAATCGATCTACCGGCAGTTCTTCGATGAGCCGCGGTTCCGGCCGTCGCCTATCACTACCGTGCGGCTGGCCGGCGGGCTGGTGGGGCGCAAGGCGGGCGAGGGCTTCTACCGCTATGTGGAAGGCCAGAAACAGCTTCCGTCCGAGCCGGCCGCCCCCGCCGTACCCGATGGCCTGAAGGTGTGGGTCAGCCCGCTGCACCACCAGGGTTACGAAGCGGTCGTCGCGCTGATCGACCGGTTGGGCGTGGCCCGCGTGGCCGACAGCCACGCGCCCGAGGACGCGCTGATCGTCGTCACGCCCTATGGCGAGGATGTCTCCACGGCGGTCTTCACGCAGGGACTGGATCCGTCGCGCACCGTGGGGCTGGACACCCTGCATGGGCTGGACGCGGCGCGCCGGCGCACCGTGATGGCAAGCCCCGCCCTGCTGCCGCAATGGCGCGATGCCGCGCACGGCTTGTTCGCCGCGGATGGCGCGCGCGTCAGCGTGATCGAGGACTCGCCCGGGTTCGTGGCGCAGCGCATCGTCGCCACGATCGTCAACATTGCCTGCGACATCGCGCAGCAACGCATTGCGACCGCCAGCGATATCGACAAGGCCGTGACGCTGGGCCTGGGATATCCCGTGGGGCCGCTGGCCATGGGCGACGCGCTGGGCGCGAACCGCATCCTGGAAATCCTGCGCAATATGGAGCGCGTGACGGGCGATCCCCGCTATCGCCCCAGCCTGTGGCTGCAGCGGCGCGTGCAGTTGAACATGTCCCTGCTGGCCGGCTAG
- a CDS encoding ABC transporter substrate-binding protein produces MLYSRHALALLCASVGIAAAVPAQAQTLKIALSAEPTAADPHYHKMSANDAFSAHVYSSLLGRDADMNLVPGLATSWKNLDDLTWEFKLRHDVTFSNGKPFTSEDVLFTICRTLNNETNVSSSYASLTKLFADVQTPDPYTVIIKTHVPLPVMPAEVARSLPIIWNGIVPHGKLTFTPKEGCGVTGPWPTVVDFNNGKDAIGTGPYVLKSYVKGTAIELERNESYWGPKPYWKNVKMVPVPNAGPRMTGLLSGDFDLIENPAARDIQRLKENPKFGYVATPSTRLVFFQPDVGRSPSPFVKAADGKNPLQDLRVRQAINMAIDRKTITQRIMDGMATPAYQYMPDGMFGGLAHAPEIKYDPAAAKKLLAEAGYPDGFELTLSSTNDRYINDGQVTQAVAQYLSRIGIKANVDAMTASIYFPKRAKREFSFALGGWPAEVGEASALFQLWVTSLDGPKSLGTSNYGGYSNPAFDKVYREAAVTVDPDKRRALLEESTRIALADVPLIPLHFESTLWAYRKDISYEGRRDQFTLAMSAKPADK; encoded by the coding sequence ATGCTGTACTCCCGCCATGCCCTGGCCCTGTTGTGCGCCAGCGTCGGTATCGCCGCGGCCGTCCCGGCCCAGGCGCAGACCCTGAAAATCGCGTTGTCGGCCGAACCCACCGCCGCCGATCCGCACTATCACAAGATGTCGGCCAACGACGCCTTTTCGGCGCACGTGTACAGCTCTCTGCTGGGGCGCGACGCCGATATGAACCTGGTGCCGGGCCTGGCCACGTCATGGAAGAACCTGGACGACCTGACCTGGGAGTTCAAGCTCCGCCATGACGTGACGTTCTCCAACGGCAAGCCCTTCACGTCCGAAGACGTGCTGTTCACGATCTGCCGCACGCTGAACAACGAAACCAACGTCTCCAGCTCCTACGCGTCGCTGACCAAGCTTTTCGCCGACGTCCAGACGCCGGATCCTTATACGGTCATCATCAAGACCCACGTGCCGCTGCCCGTCATGCCGGCGGAAGTGGCGCGTTCGCTGCCCATCATCTGGAACGGCATCGTGCCGCACGGCAAGCTGACCTTCACGCCGAAGGAAGGCTGCGGCGTGACCGGGCCGTGGCCCACGGTGGTCGACTTCAATAACGGCAAGGACGCCATCGGCACCGGCCCGTATGTTCTGAAGTCCTACGTGAAAGGTACGGCCATCGAACTGGAACGCAACGAGAGCTATTGGGGTCCCAAGCCCTACTGGAAAAACGTGAAGATGGTGCCGGTGCCCAACGCCGGCCCCCGCATGACCGGGCTGCTGTCGGGCGATTTCGACCTGATCGAGAACCCCGCCGCGCGCGATATCCAGCGATTGAAAGAGAACCCCAAGTTCGGCTACGTCGCGACGCCGTCGACCCGCCTGGTCTTCTTCCAGCCCGACGTGGGCCGCAGCCCCAGCCCCTTCGTCAAGGCCGCGGACGGCAAGAATCCGCTGCAGGACCTGCGGGTGCGGCAGGCCATCAATATGGCGATCGACCGCAAGACGATCACCCAGCGCATCATGGACGGCATGGCGACGCCGGCCTACCAGTACATGCCGGACGGCATGTTCGGCGGACTGGCCCACGCGCCGGAGATCAAGTACGACCCGGCGGCCGCCAAGAAGCTGCTGGCCGAAGCCGGCTACCCGGACGGCTTCGAGCTGACGCTGTCGAGCACCAACGATCGCTATATCAATGATGGCCAGGTCACGCAGGCGGTAGCCCAGTATCTGTCGCGCATCGGCATCAAGGCCAATGTGGATGCCATGACGGCCTCCATCTACTTCCCCAAGCGTGCCAAGCGGGAGTTCAGCTTCGCGCTGGGAGGATGGCCGGCGGAAGTCGGCGAGGCATCCGCCCTGTTCCAGCTGTGGGTCACCTCGCTGGACGGACCGAAATCGCTGGGCACCAGCAACTACGGCGGCTATTCCAATCCCGCCTTCGACAAGGTCTACCGCGAGGCCGCGGTGACGGTGGACCCCGACAAGCGCCGCGCGCTGCTGGAGGAATCCACCCGCATCGCGCTGGCGGACGTGCCCTTGATCCCGCTGCACTTCGAGAGCACCTTGTGGGCGTACCGCAAGGACATCTCCTATGAAGGGCGGCGCGATCAGTTCACCCTGGCCATGTCGGCCAAGCCGGCGGATAAGTAA
- a CDS encoding TetR/AcrR family transcriptional regulator: MATSADSSVPTDVASLPAARPRAGRPPSMPAPRERILDEAARLFARSGYENSSMADVAASLGVSKAAIYHYFGTKQDVYDAIILDVLSGLTAAVAAEVEAQADPVERLRRFMLAHARYFEAHHAAFVTMLIGYSGMSPGYRDDAARLRDDYEARLRALIAEGAAHGVFRDLDPAGTGRAVLSMLNWMARWYKPGQGQDAEAVAAGYFDLLLGGLRR, translated from the coding sequence ATGGCCACTTCCGCCGATTCCTCCGTGCCGACCGACGTTGCCAGCCTTCCGGCGGCACGTCCCCGCGCCGGGCGCCCTCCCAGCATGCCGGCGCCGCGCGAACGTATCCTGGATGAGGCCGCCCGGCTGTTCGCGCGCAGTGGCTATGAAAACAGTTCCATGGCGGACGTGGCGGCCAGCCTGGGGGTGTCCAAGGCGGCCATCTACCATTACTTCGGCACCAAGCAGGACGTCTACGACGCCATCATCCTCGACGTGCTGAGCGGCCTGACCGCCGCGGTGGCGGCCGAGGTCGAGGCCCAGGCGGACCCCGTCGAGCGCCTGCGCCGTTTCATGCTCGCGCACGCGCGCTACTTCGAGGCCCACCACGCCGCCTTCGTCACCATGCTGATCGGCTACTCCGGAATGAGCCCCGGCTACCGCGACGACGCCGCCCGCCTGCGCGACGACTACGAGGCCCGCCTGCGGGCGTTGATCGCCGAGGGCGCCGCGCACGGCGTCTTCCGCGATCTCGACCCCGCCGGTACGGGCCGCGCCGTGCTGTCCATGCTCAATTGGATGGCGCGCTGGTACAAGCCCGGCCAGGGCCAGGATGCCGAGGCCGTGGCCGCAGGCTACTTCGATTTATTGCTGGGCGGCCTGCGCCGCTAG
- a CDS encoding CaiB/BaiF CoA transferase family protein: MSTRPAPLTGIRVLDLTRVLAGPWCTQNLADLGAEVIKIERPGSGDDTRGWGPPYLKDQDGNETTEAAYYLSANRNKMSVALDIASARGAALVRELALQSDILVENFKVGGLRKYGLDYESLSQANPRLVYCSITGFGQTGPYASRPGYDFMIQGMGGLMSITGERDDLPGGGPQKAGVAVADLMTGMYSAVGVLAALYERERSGLGQHLDMALLDCQVAMMANQNLNYMTSGEAPRRAGNAHQNLVPYQVFAVSDGHMIVAVGNDSQFRAYCRVIGAPELADDPRFATNPRRVVNREVLVPILAARMAQGERDHWLAELERAGVPAGPINTLDQVYEDPQVVFREMRRELPHPAAGTVPVAASPLRLSGSPVAYRRPPPMLGEHTEQVLRERLGLSDDDIRALAGGAGA, encoded by the coding sequence ATGTCCACTCGTCCCGCTCCCCTTACCGGCATACGTGTCCTCGACCTGACCCGCGTGCTCGCCGGCCCCTGGTGCACGCAGAACCTTGCGGACCTTGGTGCCGAGGTGATCAAAATCGAGCGTCCGGGCAGCGGCGACGACACGCGGGGCTGGGGGCCGCCCTACCTGAAGGACCAGGACGGCAACGAGACCACGGAAGCGGCCTATTACCTGTCGGCCAACCGCAACAAGATGTCCGTGGCCCTGGATATCGCATCGGCCCGCGGTGCCGCTCTGGTGCGCGAGCTGGCCCTGCAAAGCGACATCCTGGTCGAGAACTTCAAGGTCGGCGGCCTGCGCAAATACGGGCTGGACTACGAAAGCCTGAGCCAGGCCAATCCGCGTCTCGTCTATTGCTCGATCACCGGCTTCGGACAGACCGGACCGTATGCCAGCCGCCCCGGCTACGACTTCATGATCCAGGGCATGGGCGGCTTGATGAGCATCACGGGTGAACGCGACGACCTGCCGGGCGGCGGACCGCAGAAGGCCGGTGTGGCGGTGGCTGACCTGATGACCGGCATGTATTCCGCGGTGGGGGTCCTGGCGGCCCTGTATGAGCGCGAACGCAGCGGCCTGGGCCAGCATCTGGACATGGCGCTGCTGGACTGCCAGGTCGCGATGATGGCGAACCAGAATCTGAACTACATGACCTCGGGCGAGGCGCCGCGCCGCGCGGGCAACGCGCACCAGAACCTGGTGCCCTACCAGGTCTTCGCGGTCAGCGACGGGCACATGATCGTGGCCGTGGGCAACGACAGCCAGTTCCGCGCATACTGCCGCGTCATTGGCGCGCCGGAGCTCGCGGACGATCCGCGCTTCGCCACCAATCCCAGGCGCGTCGTCAACCGCGAAGTGCTGGTGCCCATCCTGGCCGCACGCATGGCGCAAGGCGAGCGCGATCATTGGCTGGCGGAACTCGAACGGGCCGGGGTGCCCGCAGGCCCGATCAACACCCTTGACCAGGTCTACGAAGACCCACAAGTGGTCTTTCGCGAAATGCGCCGGGAATTGCCGCATCCGGCCGCGGGTACCGTGCCCGTGGCGGCCAGCCCGTTGCGGCTTTCCGGCAGCCCTGTGGCGTACCGGCGCCCGCCACCCATGCTGGGCGAACACACGGAGCAGGTGCTGCGCGAACGGCTCGGCCTGTCCGACGACGACATCCGCGCCCTGGCCGGCGGCGCCGGCGCATGA